One Telluria mixta DNA window includes the following coding sequences:
- a CDS encoding sensor histidine kinase — translation MGRLFWKFFLSILLAQVAATIGVGGTLWLRDQARQRGGEPTLDKSPPATIMLDAAAATLKHGGIDALRDLAAGSRRMHLYVLDEQGHELLDRPVPAKLREEVERNLNGDGRTHAVAHMTSADGRRYTAFASRAWHMPGTDGPGPRGFGTGPGFGPPVGGPGDGGPGARMDGGPGGPGGPGGPGGGWFGLPPEFSRHVGPWLPIVAATLASLLFAALLAWYFSRPIRALQRAFDAAAAGDLAPRFAHAAPRLIGDELAELGHDFDRMSAQLRALMDGQRRLLHDVSHELRSPLARLQAAIGLAHQQPDRLQASLERIERESVRMDRLVGELLTLSRLEASTTLPATEPVDLVEMVDQIADDARFEAGAVVDVDAPEPVTVHGAPDLLWSAVENIVRNAVKHGAGGPVNVCLHPDGDLVHIEVLDKGPGIAPEHLGDVFEPFFRSNPTRNNVDGHGLGLAIAKRVVETHGGRISAANRPDGGLRVTITLPRAG, via the coding sequence ATGGGCCGGCTGTTCTGGAAGTTTTTCCTGTCCATCCTGCTGGCCCAGGTGGCCGCCACGATCGGTGTCGGCGGCACCTTGTGGCTGCGCGACCAGGCGCGCCAGCGCGGCGGCGAACCCACGCTCGACAAGAGTCCGCCCGCCACGATCATGCTGGACGCAGCCGCCGCGACGCTGAAGCACGGCGGCATCGACGCGTTGCGCGACCTGGCCGCCGGCAGCCGCCGCATGCATTTGTACGTGCTCGACGAGCAGGGCCATGAGCTGCTCGACCGGCCCGTGCCCGCCAAGCTGCGCGAGGAAGTCGAGCGTAACCTGAACGGCGACGGCCGCACGCATGCCGTCGCCCACATGACGAGCGCCGATGGTCGCCGCTACACTGCTTTCGCATCGCGCGCATGGCATATGCCGGGCACGGACGGTCCCGGCCCACGCGGCTTCGGCACCGGGCCTGGCTTCGGACCGCCGGTTGGCGGACCGGGCGACGGCGGCCCGGGCGCGCGCATGGACGGCGGCCCCGGCGGCCCTGGCGGCCCTGGCGGCCCGGGTGGCGGCTGGTTCGGCCTGCCGCCGGAATTCAGCCGCCACGTGGGCCCCTGGCTGCCGATCGTCGCCGCGACCTTGGCCAGCCTGCTGTTCGCTGCCCTCCTCGCCTGGTATTTCTCGCGTCCGATCCGCGCCCTGCAGCGCGCCTTCGACGCCGCCGCCGCGGGCGACCTGGCGCCCAGGTTCGCCCACGCGGCGCCGCGCCTGATCGGCGACGAACTCGCGGAACTGGGCCACGACTTCGACCGCATGAGCGCCCAGCTGCGCGCCCTGATGGACGGCCAGCGCCGCCTGCTGCACGACGTCTCGCACGAACTGCGCTCCCCGCTCGCGCGCCTGCAGGCCGCCATCGGCCTCGCGCACCAGCAGCCGGACCGCCTGCAGGCGTCGCTCGAACGCATCGAACGGGAAAGCGTGCGCATGGACCGCCTCGTCGGCGAACTGCTGACGTTGTCCCGACTGGAAGCGTCTACGACTCTGCCGGCGACGGAGCCCGTCGACCTCGTGGAGATGGTCGACCAGATCGCCGACGATGCCCGCTTCGAAGCCGGCGCGGTGGTCGACGTCGACGCGCCGGAACCGGTCACGGTACACGGCGCACCGGACCTGTTGTGGAGCGCCGTCGAAAACATCGTGCGCAACGCCGTCAAGCACGGCGCCGGCGGGCCCGTGAACGTCTGCCTGCATCCGGACGGCGACCTCGTTCACATCGAAGTCCTCGACAAGGGCCCTGGCATCGCGCCGGAACACCTGGGCGACGTGTTCGAACCGTTCTTCCGCTCCAACCCGACGCGCAACAACGTCGATGGCCACGGGCTCGGTCTCGCGATCGCCAAGCGGGTCGTGGAGACGCATGGCGGGCGGATCTCGGCCGCCAACCGGCCCGACGGCGGGTTGCGCGTCACGATCACGCTGCCGCGCGCGGGCTGA
- a CDS encoding response regulator transcription factor, translating to MNQVLLIDDDTELVGMFAEYLEQEGFRVACAHDGETGAREALSGQYAIAILDVMMPRMNGIETLRRIRAASRMPILMLTGRGDDADRILGLELGADDYVTKPCTPRELTARVRAILRRTQSSPNDGPGITLTVGKLTMLPEQRRATWEGRPLELTSTEFNLLEVLARNAGRPVSKNDLSEQGLGRPLARFDRNIDVHLSSLRHKLGTLSDGRSCLQTVYRLGYQLIRE from the coding sequence ATGAACCAAGTCCTGCTTATCGACGACGACACCGAACTGGTCGGCATGTTTGCCGAATACCTGGAACAGGAAGGCTTTCGTGTCGCCTGCGCCCACGACGGCGAGACCGGCGCGCGCGAAGCGCTGTCCGGCCAGTACGCCATCGCCATTCTCGACGTGATGATGCCCCGCATGAACGGCATCGAGACGCTGCGCCGCATCCGCGCCGCCAGCCGCATGCCGATCCTGATGCTGACGGGCCGCGGCGACGACGCCGACCGTATCCTCGGCCTCGAACTGGGCGCCGACGACTACGTCACGAAGCCCTGCACCCCGCGCGAACTGACTGCCCGCGTCCGCGCCATCCTGCGCCGCACGCAAAGCTCGCCCAACGACGGCCCCGGCATCACGCTCACCGTCGGCAAGCTCACGATGCTGCCGGAGCAGCGCCGCGCCACGTGGGAAGGTCGGCCGCTGGAGCTGACCAGCACCGAATTCAACCTGCTCGAAGTCCTCGCCCGCAACGCCGGCCGCCCGGTCAGCAAGAACGACCTGTCCGAGCAGGGACTGGGCCGCCCGCTGGCCCGCTTCGACCGCAACATCGACGTCCACCTCTCGAGCCTGCGCCACAAACTGGGCACGCTGTCCGACGGGCGTTCCTGCCTGCAGACCGTCTACCGTCTCGGCTACCAGCTGATCCGCGAGTAG
- a CDS encoding DNA internalization-related competence protein ComEC/Rec2: MRIAICSFVAGVAWLQCRAALPTWSALAFGAALLLACLVVRRPRRRIPLLIAGGALLGFGWAAFLAHGTLADRLAAVDEGRDVTLVGTIDNLPYRFEGGVRFNFVVERVIGVTIKVPRRVALSWYSGLRNKVAAVGDVQPGQRWQLTVRLQRPHGNANPGGFDYEAWLLEQGVRATGYVRADDGNGQLDAFVASPGAVVERVRAALRARIQAALAGRTYAGVIVALVIGDQRGIDQADWQVFNRTGIGHLISISGLHITMIAGLAAWAVSALWRRSFFTDARLPLRLPAQKVAALTGAIVALLYVLLAGFGVPAQRTLYMLSVVALALWMGRLAAVSHVLCAALGVVVLLDPWAVLWPGFWLSFGAVAAILFAGHGRIGPPPAGPRGALLLAGRTQWAVTAGLVPLTLLLFGQVSIVSPVANAVAIPLVSFVVTPLALAGSLVPGPPGDWLLLLAHWTVEMLAWLLRQMAAWPGAVWRAPAPQAWVFALGLGGTLWLLMPRGWPHRWAGAVALLPMLLQLPDHPPVGGFRVTAFDVGQGMALLVETERHRLLYDTGPAYAPGADGGSRVILPYLRMRGIGALDGIVVSHGDTDHSGGALAVLEGVDAGWLASSLPADHAIVRAARRHVRCGAGQHWEWDGITFDMLHPTPASYDDGHLKTNARSCTLRISNGRRTVLLAGDIEAAQEAALLERAPDRLRADVLLAPHHGSGTSSTLAFLQAVRPGIAVFQVGYRNRYHHPKPEVYARYGAIGVERLRTDEAGALTLDFDTDVAWRSYRTAHARYWYVR, translated from the coding sequence ATGCGGATCGCGATATGCAGCTTTGTCGCCGGCGTCGCGTGGCTGCAATGCCGGGCTGCGCTTCCAACATGGAGTGCACTGGCATTCGGGGCGGCCTTGCTGCTGGCCTGCCTCGTGGTTCGTCGACCGCGGCGGCGGATCCCTCTGTTGATTGCCGGCGGCGCACTGTTGGGTTTTGGCTGGGCGGCGTTCCTCGCGCACGGCACGCTCGCGGACCGGTTGGCCGCAGTGGACGAGGGACGCGACGTCACCCTGGTCGGCACCATCGATAATCTGCCGTATCGCTTCGAAGGTGGCGTGCGCTTCAATTTCGTGGTCGAGCGAGTCATCGGTGTCACGATCAAGGTGCCGCGGCGCGTAGCGCTTTCCTGGTATTCGGGCTTGCGCAACAAGGTTGCCGCGGTCGGCGATGTCCAGCCGGGCCAGCGCTGGCAGCTGACGGTGCGCCTGCAGCGCCCCCACGGCAATGCGAATCCGGGCGGCTTCGACTACGAGGCATGGCTGCTGGAGCAGGGCGTGCGCGCCACCGGCTACGTGCGCGCCGACGACGGCAACGGGCAGCTGGATGCGTTCGTGGCGAGTCCCGGCGCGGTCGTCGAGCGTGTGCGTGCGGCGCTGCGTGCGCGCATCCAGGCGGCGCTCGCGGGGCGCACGTACGCGGGCGTGATCGTGGCGCTCGTGATTGGCGACCAGCGCGGCATCGACCAGGCCGACTGGCAGGTGTTCAACCGCACCGGGATCGGCCACCTCATCTCGATTTCGGGCCTGCACATCACGATGATCGCGGGGCTCGCCGCGTGGGCCGTGTCGGCCCTGTGGCGCCGCTCGTTCTTCACCGATGCGCGCCTGCCGCTGCGGCTGCCGGCGCAGAAGGTCGCGGCGTTGACCGGAGCCATCGTCGCCTTGCTGTATGTGCTGCTGGCGGGCTTCGGCGTGCCGGCGCAGCGTACCCTGTACATGCTGTCCGTCGTCGCGCTGGCGTTGTGGATGGGGCGTCTCGCCGCGGTGTCGCACGTGTTGTGCGCGGCGCTCGGCGTGGTCGTGCTGCTCGATCCGTGGGCCGTGCTGTGGCCGGGGTTCTGGCTGTCGTTCGGCGCCGTCGCCGCCATCCTGTTCGCGGGACATGGCCGCATCGGACCGCCACCCGCCGGTCCACGCGGTGCGCTGCTTCTGGCGGGACGGACGCAATGGGCCGTCACGGCGGGGCTCGTGCCGTTGACGCTGCTGTTGTTCGGCCAGGTGTCGATCGTGAGCCCGGTCGCGAATGCGGTGGCGATCCCGCTCGTCAGCTTCGTCGTGACGCCGCTCGCGCTGGCCGGCAGCCTGGTCCCGGGACCGCCGGGCGACTGGCTGCTCCTGCTCGCGCACTGGACCGTGGAGATGCTCGCGTGGCTGCTGCGCCAGATGGCGGCATGGCCCGGTGCCGTGTGGCGCGCGCCGGCACCGCAGGCGTGGGTGTTCGCGCTGGGCCTTGGCGGCACATTGTGGCTGCTGATGCCGCGCGGCTGGCCGCATCGCTGGGCGGGTGCCGTCGCGCTGTTGCCGATGCTGCTGCAACTGCCGGACCATCCGCCTGTGGGAGGCTTTCGCGTGACGGCATTCGACGTGGGGCAGGGTATGGCGCTGCTCGTCGAAACGGAACGGCACCGCCTGCTGTACGACACCGGCCCCGCCTACGCGCCCGGCGCGGATGGCGGCAGCCGTGTGATCCTTCCGTACCTGAGGATGCGGGGCATCGGCGCGCTCGACGGCATCGTCGTCAGCCACGGCGACACCGACCATTCTGGTGGCGCGCTGGCGGTGCTGGAGGGCGTCGATGCGGGTTGGCTCGCGTCGTCGCTGCCCGCGGATCACGCGATCGTCCGCGCAGCGCGCCGCCACGTGCGCTGCGGCGCGGGCCAGCACTGGGAGTGGGACGGCATCACGTTCGACATGCTGCATCCGACGCCGGCCAGCTATGACGACGGGCACCTGAAGACGAACGCGCGCAGCTGCACGCTCCGCATCAGCAATGGCCGGCGCACGGTGCTGCTGGCGGGCGACATCGAGGCGGCGCAGGAAGCGGCGCTCCTCGAGCGCGCGCCCGACCGCCTGCGCGCGGACGTGCTACTCGCACCGCACCACGGCAGCGGCACGTCGTCCACGCTGGCGTTCCTGCAGGCGGTGCGGCCCGGCATCGCAGTCTTCCAGGTCGGGTACCGCAACCGCTACCACCACCCCAAGCCCGAGGTCTACGCACGCTACGGGGCGATCGGTGTCGAGCGGCTGCGGACCGACGAAGCGGGCGCGCTGACGCTGGACTTCGACACGGACGTGGCGTGGCGCAGCTACCGCACGGCGCACGCGCGCTACTGGTACGTACGCTGA
- the dcd gene encoding dCTP deaminase — translation MSIKSDKWIRRMAEEHGMIEPFSPKQVRETDGRKIISWGTSSYGYDIRCADEFKVFTNINSTIVDPKNFDSNSFVDVKSDVCIIPPNSFALARTIEYFRIPRNVLTVCLGKSTYARCGIIVNVTPFEPEWEGYVTLEFSNTTPLPAKIYAGEGCAQVLFFESDEVCETSYKDRGGKYQGQHGVTLPKA, via the coding sequence ATGAGTATCAAGAGCGACAAATGGATCCGCCGGATGGCGGAAGAACACGGCATGATCGAACCGTTCTCGCCGAAACAGGTGCGCGAGACGGACGGCCGCAAGATCATTTCGTGGGGCACGTCCTCGTACGGCTACGACATCCGCTGCGCCGACGAATTCAAGGTGTTCACGAACATCAACAGCACGATCGTCGATCCGAAGAACTTCGATTCGAATTCGTTCGTCGACGTGAAGAGCGACGTGTGCATCATCCCGCCGAACTCCTTTGCACTGGCCCGCACGATCGAGTACTTCAGGATCCCGCGCAACGTGCTGACCGTCTGCCTGGGCAAATCGACGTACGCCCGCTGCGGCATCATCGTCAACGTGACGCCGTTCGAGCCGGAATGGGAAGGCTACGTGACGCTGGAATTCTCGAACACGACGCCGCTGCCGGCCAAGATCTATGCGGGCGAAGGCTGCGCGCAGGTGCTGTTCTTCGAGAGCGACGAGGTCTGCGAAACGTCGTACAAGGACCGCGGCGGCAAGTACCAGGGGCAGCATGGCGTGACGCTGCCGAAGGCCTGA
- a CDS encoding alpha/beta fold hydrolase, with the protein MSKPLLHFTHGNSYPSGSYGRLLDDLRRDFDVRTTDMLGHDPRFPVRDNWHTLIDELIAQLETYGRPAILVGHSLGGAVSMLAAHRRPDLARCVVMLDSPVVAGWRAWVWRIAKLLGLRMRLSPGNVAQRRRNVWPSRAAAFEHFMAKPVFQAWAPGALDDYLDHGLVPQPDGVRLRFDRDVEAAIYSTLPHDMDRVLRDPFPVPVGFIAGTDSTELRQAGLDGTRRLVGDNLVTIAGTHLYPMEKPALTAQLTREMIARLLAQGEEKKAGRPAALFA; encoded by the coding sequence ATGTCCAAGCCATTACTCCATTTCACCCACGGGAACAGCTACCCCTCCGGTTCGTACGGCCGCCTGCTGGACGATTTACGACGCGACTTCGACGTGCGCACGACGGACATGCTGGGCCACGATCCACGCTTTCCCGTGCGCGACAACTGGCATACGCTGATCGACGAATTGATCGCCCAGCTGGAAACGTACGGCCGGCCGGCGATCCTCGTCGGTCACTCGCTGGGCGGCGCGGTCAGCATGCTGGCGGCGCACCGGCGGCCAGACCTGGCGCGCTGCGTGGTGATGCTGGATTCGCCCGTCGTCGCGGGCTGGCGTGCGTGGGTATGGCGCATCGCGAAGCTGCTCGGGCTGCGCATGCGCTTGTCCCCCGGCAACGTGGCCCAGCGGCGGCGCAACGTGTGGCCGTCGCGCGCGGCCGCGTTCGAGCATTTCATGGCGAAGCCCGTGTTCCAGGCGTGGGCGCCGGGTGCGCTGGACGACTATCTCGACCATGGCCTGGTCCCGCAACCGGACGGCGTCCGGCTGCGTTTCGACCGCGACGTCGAAGCCGCGATCTACAGCACGCTGCCGCACGACATGGACCGGGTACTGCGCGACCCGTTCCCCGTGCCGGTCGGCTTCATTGCGGGCACCGATTCCACGGAGCTGCGCCAGGCGGGCCTGGACGGCACGCGCCGGCTGGTCGGCGACAATCTCGTCACGATAGCAGGCACGCACCTCTATCCGATGGAGAAGCCGGCACTGACGGCGCAGCTGACACGCGAGATGATCGCGCGGCTGCTGGCGCAAGGCGAAGAAAAAAAGGCCGGTCGTCCGGCGGCGCTTTTCGCGTAA
- a CDS encoding TonB-dependent receptor plug domain-containing protein: MTIRPARRSEAQPPRPFPLKLSTAALLGAGLISAATVCAQEAAPTPKSVDNVVTVTGSRIAARGFNQPTPTTTLTADDIEKSAEPNIFNTIAQLPALQGSTGSQVLTYSTSSGQQGLSAFSLRGLGAFRTLTLLDGQRVVPANVTGVTDISQFPQLLVKRVDVVTGGASASYGSDAVGGVVNFITDKKFKGFKANIEGGETTYHDDRNVTLQAAWGRGFLDDRLHVVVSVERSKEDGIPPNGFGAGPGPNGRTAFKAPAFQTRPFAQTTDGKPQIYDIRNAQNYQYNRYGLITSGPLQGTAFGDGGVPYKFNYGSNGVPDGKGGVSGCISPFCVGGDLSGVSANTTTLASELERENAYTRIGYAINDDHEIYMTINAAEVNSQNQPNGGAPKNANLTIQCDNPFLPASIAAACAANNITSFQYGTGNANLPKYISVEPTRRMARYVIGADGRFDAGGTTWSYNGYYQRGINRTDLYVNNITLTPRYNAAIDAIRLPDGSIVCRNVVARNSGCQPLNIIGNVPQSTGALAYVMPPNGPEQHARQTQDVASFNVSGEPLALWAGPLAVATGLEYRREAYTVRADPYGNGVTADSPNSPAYPADPLLNTSSGANWFAGNYHNGSGAYSVREAYLEVNLPVFKSAGLGEANLNVAGRGTSYSTAGNAKTWKIGGTWKTGIDGVRLRAVTSRDVRAPNLSELFAPVVITNNVVNHKGTTLTVQQQVTGNPALKPEVARSTELGIVLAQPRWAPGFSASFDYYTIKVNGVISTLGLQQEVDLCDAGHQDLCAAMVLDSPVPTNNYVRLQQFNLASLKLKGYDIETTYRGSMANLGLPGMFTLRALATHTIDNITDSGVPGTIPTQGAGVNMGTTPRWKLLASQGWSSDSGSLTLSERWISNGVYSNEYIECQTNCPVSTPIHQTIDNNHMKGVLYLDLGATYKVAENVMAYAKIDNVANRNAPTSGNGINPSLYDLFGRMYRGGVRLTF, encoded by the coding sequence ATGACCATTCGACCCGCCAGGCGCAGCGAGGCCCAGCCTCCACGACCATTTCCTTTGAAGCTGTCCACCGCAGCATTGCTCGGAGCAGGCCTGATCAGCGCTGCAACCGTCTGCGCGCAGGAAGCAGCGCCCACCCCCAAGTCCGTCGACAATGTGGTGACGGTGACCGGTTCGCGCATCGCGGCGCGTGGCTTCAACCAGCCCACGCCGACGACCACGCTGACGGCCGACGACATCGAAAAATCGGCCGAGCCGAACATCTTCAACACCATCGCCCAGCTGCCTGCGCTGCAAGGCAGCACGGGCAGTCAGGTGCTGACGTACAGCACATCGAGCGGCCAACAGGGCCTGAGCGCGTTCAGCCTGCGCGGCCTGGGCGCGTTCCGCACGCTGACGCTGCTCGACGGCCAGCGCGTGGTGCCGGCCAACGTCACCGGCGTCACCGACATCAGCCAGTTTCCACAATTGCTGGTCAAGCGCGTCGACGTGGTCACCGGCGGCGCGTCGGCCTCGTATGGCTCGGATGCAGTCGGCGGCGTCGTCAACTTCATCACGGACAAGAAATTCAAGGGCTTCAAGGCCAATATCGAGGGTGGCGAGACCACCTACCACGATGACAGGAACGTCACGCTGCAGGCGGCATGGGGCCGCGGCTTCCTGGACGACAGGCTGCATGTCGTGGTCAGTGTGGAGCGCAGCAAGGAGGACGGCATACCGCCCAATGGGTTCGGCGCCGGCCCGGGCCCGAACGGCCGCACCGCCTTCAAGGCGCCCGCCTTTCAGACGCGCCCGTTTGCCCAGACCACCGACGGCAAACCGCAGATCTACGACATTCGTAACGCCCAGAATTACCAGTACAACCGCTACGGCCTGATTACCTCCGGCCCGCTGCAAGGCACGGCCTTCGGCGATGGCGGCGTGCCATACAAGTTCAACTACGGTTCCAACGGCGTGCCCGACGGTAAGGGCGGCGTGAGCGGCTGTATCAGCCCGTTCTGCGTGGGTGGCGACCTGTCCGGCGTGTCGGCCAATACCACGACCCTGGCCTCGGAGCTCGAGCGCGAGAACGCGTATACCCGTATCGGCTATGCGATCAATGACGACCATGAGATCTACATGACGATCAACGCGGCCGAGGTCAATTCGCAGAACCAGCCCAATGGCGGCGCGCCGAAAAACGCCAACCTGACCATCCAGTGCGACAACCCGTTCCTGCCCGCCTCGATCGCGGCAGCCTGCGCGGCCAACAACATCACCAGCTTCCAGTACGGCACCGGCAACGCCAATCTGCCGAAATACATCAGCGTCGAGCCGACCCGTCGCATGGCGCGCTATGTCATCGGCGCCGACGGCCGCTTCGATGCCGGCGGTACGACATGGTCGTACAACGGCTACTACCAGCGCGGGATCAACCGCACCGACCTGTACGTCAACAACATCACGCTGACGCCGCGCTATAACGCCGCGATCGACGCCATCCGTCTGCCCGACGGCAGCATCGTCTGCCGCAACGTCGTCGCGCGCAATTCGGGTTGCCAGCCCCTCAACATCATCGGCAACGTCCCGCAGAGCACCGGTGCGCTGGCCTATGTGATGCCGCCGAACGGCCCGGAGCAGCACGCCCGCCAGACCCAGGACGTGGCCAGCTTCAACGTCAGCGGCGAGCCGCTCGCGTTGTGGGCAGGTCCGCTGGCCGTCGCCACCGGTCTCGAGTACCGCAGGGAGGCCTATACCGTGCGCGCTGACCCGTACGGCAACGGCGTCACGGCGGACAGCCCGAATTCGCCTGCCTACCCGGCCGATCCGCTGCTGAACACCTCGTCCGGCGCGAACTGGTTCGCAGGCAATTACCACAACGGTTCGGGCGCCTACTCCGTGCGCGAAGCGTACCTGGAAGTCAACCTGCCCGTGTTCAAGTCGGCCGGGCTCGGCGAAGCCAACTTGAACGTGGCGGGACGCGGCACCAGCTACAGCACCGCCGGCAACGCCAAGACCTGGAAGATCGGGGGCACGTGGAAAACCGGTATCGACGGGGTGCGCCTGCGCGCCGTGACCTCGCGCGACGTGCGTGCGCCCAATCTGAGCGAACTGTTCGCGCCGGTCGTGATCACCAACAACGTTGTGAACCACAAAGGCACGACCTTGACGGTGCAGCAGCAGGTGACCGGCAACCCCGCGCTCAAGCCGGAGGTCGCGCGCAGCACGGAGCTGGGCATCGTCCTCGCGCAACCACGCTGGGCGCCGGGTTTCAGCGCCTCATTCGACTATTACACGATCAAGGTGAACGGCGTCATATCGACGCTGGGCCTCCAGCAGGAGGTCGACCTGTGCGACGCCGGTCACCAGGACCTGTGCGCGGCCATGGTGCTCGACAGCCCCGTGCCGACGAATAACTACGTGCGCCTGCAGCAATTCAACCTGGCTTCGCTCAAGCTCAAGGGATACGACATCGAGACCACGTACCGCGGCAGCATGGCCAACCTGGGACTGCCCGGCATGTTCACGCTGCGCGCGCTGGCCACGCATACGATCGACAACATCACCGACTCGGGCGTGCCCGGCACGATTCCGACGCAGGGGGCGGGCGTCAACATGGGCACCACGCCGCGCTGGAAGCTGCTGGCCTCGCAGGGCTGGTCGTCGGACAGCGGCAGCCTGACGCTGAGCGAGCGCTGGATCAGCAACGGTGTCTACAGCAATGAGTACATCGAGTGCCAGACCAACTGTCCGGTCTCGACGCCAATCCACCAGACCATCGACAACAACCACATGAAGGGCGTGTTGTATCTCGACCTGGGCGCGACCTACAAGGTTGCGGAAAACGTCATGGCCTATGCCAAGATCGACAACGTGGCCAACCGCAACGCGCCGACCTCGGGCAATGGCATCAACCCGTCGCTGTACGACCTGTTCGGCCGCATGTATCGCGGTGGGGTGCGTTTGACGTTCTAA
- a CDS encoding Spy/CpxP family protein refolding chaperone, whose amino-acid sequence MKFSSLSAAAVLLAACLATPAFATGEPDAPPAAGQRGPGGDHERGPDGHGPGMPFGHVPLHRLKLTEAQQDKVFAIMHAQEPQRRDYDKAIRKAHEALRDLGRADKFDDARAGALSRDLGQAVAAQALLQARTDAQIQAVLTPEQREQLRQHRMRGHDASERP is encoded by the coding sequence ATGAAATTCTCGAGCCTTTCCGCGGCGGCCGTGCTGCTCGCCGCCTGCCTCGCCACCCCGGCTTTCGCGACCGGCGAGCCGGATGCGCCGCCGGCGGCCGGCCAGCGCGGTCCCGGTGGCGACCACGAACGCGGCCCGGACGGCCACGGCCCGGGCATGCCCTTCGGCCACGTCCCGCTGCACCGCCTGAAGCTGACGGAAGCCCAGCAGGACAAGGTGTTCGCGATCATGCACGCCCAGGAACCGCAGCGCCGCGACTACGACAAGGCGATCCGCAAGGCGCACGAGGCCTTGCGCGACCTGGGCCGGGCCGACAAGTTCGACGACGCCAGGGCCGGGGCACTGTCGCGCGATCTCGGCCAGGCCGTCGCCGCCCAGGCGCTGCTGCAGGCTCGAACGGACGCGCAGATCCAGGCCGTGCTGACGCCGGAGCAGCGGGAGCAGCTGCGCCAGCACCGTATGCGCGGGCATGACGCGAGCGAGCGGCCGTAG